A single genomic interval of Candidatus Dormiibacterota bacterium harbors:
- a CDS encoding GNAT family N-acetyltransferase has product MIRAARDDDAGGLVALVGACWAEYPGCVLDVDGEEPHLRRIASAYAEWAGEVFVAEEAGVVVGSVGWVPSGAAGIELRMLYVAAAARRRGLGARLAGLVEDAARGRGAAVVELWSDTRFHDAHRLYARLGYARSARTRELHDLSNTVEHHFRKRLR; this is encoded by the coding sequence GTGATCCGGGCGGCGCGGGATGACGACGCGGGCGGGTTGGTGGCGCTGGTGGGGGCGTGCTGGGCCGAGTACCCGGGCTGCGTGCTCGACGTGGATGGGGAGGAGCCCCACCTGCGCCGGATCGCCAGCGCATACGCGGAGTGGGCTGGCGAGGTGTTCGTCGCGGAGGAGGCGGGCGTGGTCGTGGGGTCGGTGGGCTGGGTGCCGTCCGGCGCCGCGGGGATCGAGCTGCGGATGCTGTACGTGGCCGCGGCGGCGCGGCGGCGGGGGCTGGGGGCGCGGCTCGCGGGGCTGGTGGAGGACGCCGCGCGGGGGCGTGGGGCGGCCGTCGTCGAGCTCTGGTCGGACACCCGGTTCCATGACGCCCACCGGCTCTATGCCCGGTTGGGGTACGCACGCTCGGCGCGGACGCGCGAGCTCCACGACCTCTCCAACACGGTCGAGCACCACTTCCGCAAGCGGCTGCGCTGA